The following proteins are encoded in a genomic region of Spirosoma sp. SC4-14:
- a CDS encoding dihydrodipicolinate synthase family protein, translated as MKKKYRGVVVPLVTPLTETYRLDVAAVERMMENLQAAEAMPFVMGTTGEATSLPMSVKKAYAKEAARLKSANTVLYAGISANCLEESIELSNYCFDMGVDAVCATLPCYYALSESQMKRYFEQLADQINGPLIIYNIFATTRMSIPIPVIDELSYHPNIVGIKDSERSTERLADSVALWSGRPDFSHFMGWAARSAHALMAGSDGLVPSTGNLFPGIYRDMVKAVEEGDEEKAFYYQNQSDLFGHVYQSGRTLGESLWALKVLMQEYNLCGTTMMPPLQSLSEQDAIDLKTAFAELLMKEEVQL; from the coding sequence ATGAAAAAGAAATACCGGGGTGTTGTGGTTCCGCTGGTTACGCCCCTGACCGAAACGTATCGACTGGATGTGGCGGCCGTTGAGAGGATGATGGAAAATTTGCAGGCTGCCGAAGCGATGCCGTTTGTGATGGGGACGACCGGTGAAGCTACGTCGTTGCCCATGTCAGTTAAAAAGGCATACGCCAAAGAAGCCGCCCGGCTGAAATCGGCTAATACGGTGCTGTACGCTGGCATATCGGCAAATTGTCTGGAAGAGTCCATTGAGTTGTCGAACTATTGTTTCGATATGGGTGTCGATGCGGTATGCGCTACGTTGCCCTGCTATTATGCGCTGTCGGAATCCCAGATGAAACGGTATTTCGAGCAACTGGCCGACCAGATCAACGGACCCTTGATCATCTACAACATCTTCGCTACAACGCGCATGTCGATTCCCATACCGGTAATTGACGAGCTGAGTTATCATCCGAATATTGTGGGGATAAAAGACTCGGAACGCAGTACCGAACGGCTGGCTGATTCGGTGGCTCTCTGGTCAGGTCGGCCTGATTTCAGCCACTTTATGGGCTGGGCGGCCCGGTCGGCACACGCGCTGATGGCGGGTAGCGACGGGCTGGTGCCCAGTACCGGAAACCTGTTTCCGGGAATATACCGCGATATGGTTAAGGCCGTTGAGGAAGGTGACGAAGAGAAGGCTTTTTATTATCAGAACCAATCCGATCTGTTCGGGCACGTCTACCAGTCGGGCCGTACGCTGGGCGAATCACTCTGGGCGCTGAAAGTGCTGATGCAGGAGTATAATTTGTGCGGTACCACCATGATGCCTCCCCTGCAATCACTGTCTGAACAGGATGCAATCGATCTGAAAACAGCCTTCGCCGAACTGCTGATGAAGGAGGAAGTACAGTTATAG
- a CDS encoding sialate O-acetylesterase: MPKHALLATFLILLSFQLKAAIVLPRILGHNMVLQQGKPLVIWGKASAGETVNVQFAGQSQTTSADAAGKWSVTLKPLKASAVPSELIMSGTNTIRLQNILVGEVWLCSGQSNMEYTMRKNSKVNPSLATKSVDGHNPVDELTYANNPQIRIFLVNRKELSKPDSLHRGWAMAQDSALRSFSAPAYFFAKELYKNLNVPIGVISSAIPGSRIEPWISEAAFRDDTYYENQKIEGEPGKFYEPMIRPLAPFALKGFLWYQGESNCFLKETITYSHKLKTLITSWRSAWNERELPFYYVSLAPFNYSESKGKIILTKETLPEFREAQELVLGLPQTGMIVTTDLASDLSDIHPPFKWEIGRRLALLALANTYAKKEIVGEGPVFEKMKVKGRAIELHFSHTGSGLLSKDGQPLTDFSIAGTDGVFVRAQALIEGKKVIVSAPNVVSPVAVRFAWDEAAQPNLFNKEGLPARPFRTDNPLTNQLAIKPGSPATWSRQSDPVSGTTKSGIPNPK; encoded by the coding sequence ATGCCCAAACACGCTCTGTTAGCTACCTTTCTCATACTTCTTTCATTTCAACTGAAGGCAGCGATTGTATTGCCCCGGATTCTAGGGCATAACATGGTGCTGCAACAGGGTAAACCGCTGGTTATCTGGGGAAAAGCATCGGCTGGCGAAACGGTAAACGTACAGTTTGCCGGACAAAGTCAAACAACCTCGGCGGATGCTGCTGGTAAGTGGAGCGTTACGTTGAAACCGCTGAAAGCGTCGGCTGTTCCGTCGGAGCTGATTATGTCGGGAACGAATACGATTCGACTGCAAAACATTCTGGTGGGTGAAGTCTGGCTGTGTTCGGGTCAATCGAACATGGAGTACACGATGCGAAAAAACAGCAAAGTGAACCCTTCTCTAGCCACGAAATCTGTTGATGGGCACAATCCGGTCGATGAGCTAACCTATGCCAATAACCCGCAGATACGTATTTTTCTGGTCAACCGAAAAGAGCTGAGCAAACCCGATTCGCTGCATCGGGGCTGGGCTATGGCGCAGGATTCGGCACTACGTTCGTTCTCGGCTCCGGCCTATTTCTTCGCCAAAGAACTCTACAAAAACCTGAACGTACCGATTGGTGTCATTTCGTCGGCTATACCGGGCAGCCGGATTGAGCCCTGGATTTCGGAAGCGGCTTTCCGCGACGATACGTACTACGAAAACCAGAAAATCGAGGGCGAACCGGGGAAATTCTACGAGCCCATGATTCGGCCACTGGCTCCCTTTGCGCTGAAAGGTTTCCTGTGGTATCAGGGTGAATCCAACTGCTTCTTGAAAGAAACCATTACGTATTCGCACAAGCTCAAAACACTCATTACTAGCTGGCGAAGTGCGTGGAACGAGCGGGAACTGCCATTTTACTACGTCTCCCTGGCTCCATTCAACTACTCCGAATCGAAAGGGAAAATTATCCTGACAAAAGAAACATTACCCGAATTTCGGGAAGCGCAGGAACTGGTATTGGGCCTGCCACAAACCGGTATGATCGTTACGACGGATCTGGCCAGCGACCTGTCCGACATTCACCCGCCGTTCAAGTGGGAGATCGGTCGGCGGCTGGCGCTGCTGGCACTGGCCAATACGTATGCCAAAAAAGAGATCGTTGGGGAAGGGCCGGTCTTCGAAAAAATGAAAGTAAAAGGCCGGGCCATTGAGCTGCATTTCTCACACACAGGCAGCGGCTTACTCAGCAAAGACGGGCAGCCACTGACTGACTTTTCGATTGCCGGTACTGACGGTGTTTTTGTTCGGGCTCAGGCTCTGATTGAAGGAAAAAAAGTAATCGTTTCAGCCCCCAACGTAGTGAGTCCTGTGGCCGTTCGCTTTGCCTGGGATGAAGCGGCCCAGCCGAACCTCTTCAATAAAGAAGGATTACCGGCTCGTCCCTTCCGCACGGACAATCCCTTAACGAATCAGCTTGCGATAAAACCGGGCTCACCTGCTACCTGGAGCCGCCAGTCTGATCCCGTTTCAGGAACTACAAAATCTGGCATTCCAAACCCAAAATAA
- a CDS encoding iron-containing alcohol dehydrogenase, giving the protein MMQNLTIHFPGKLVFGNGSLGNLADEIRQLMPKKVLIVTINPLLPQLERLIDTLDDNGIGVWVDTSIVQEPSFADFNRLMQTVMPFNPDVVLGIGGGSVLDVAKLIAAQLENEQTLTDMLGIGNLTGRRKKLICVPATSGTGSEASPNAILVDNADNQKKGIISPFLVPDIVYVDPLLTLSVPPSITAATGIDALTHCLEAYTNKFAQPFIDMYAYEGIRLIASHIVQAVRNGNDEEARTQVAMGSLLGGFCLGPVNTAGVHALSYPLGSMFHLAHGLSNALLLPYVMEFNMQAAVCKYAQVAVALGCERSADCAETAANGIRKIRELIRDCGIPARLRDVNIPKEAIPQMADDALKITRLLKNNPREITREDAIAIYTAAF; this is encoded by the coding sequence ATGATGCAGAATTTAACCATCCATTTCCCCGGCAAACTGGTCTTCGGTAACGGGTCTCTTGGAAATCTGGCCGACGAGATTAGACAACTCATGCCCAAAAAGGTGTTAATCGTCACGATCAATCCCCTCTTGCCGCAACTGGAAAGGCTGATCGATACGCTGGACGATAACGGAATTGGCGTCTGGGTTGATACCAGCATTGTTCAGGAACCATCGTTTGCCGACTTCAACCGCCTGATGCAAACCGTTATGCCCTTCAATCCGGACGTAGTGCTGGGCATTGGCGGAGGCAGCGTGCTGGATGTGGCCAAATTAATAGCCGCTCAACTGGAAAATGAACAGACCCTGACGGACATGCTCGGCATCGGCAACCTGACAGGGCGCCGGAAGAAACTGATCTGTGTTCCCGCTACGTCGGGAACGGGCAGCGAGGCATCGCCAAACGCCATTTTAGTGGACAATGCCGATAATCAGAAGAAAGGGATCATCAGCCCGTTTCTGGTACCCGACATTGTGTATGTTGACCCGCTGCTGACGTTGAGCGTGCCGCCATCCATCACAGCCGCGACGGGAATTGACGCCCTGACGCACTGCCTGGAAGCGTACACCAACAAGTTTGCGCAGCCGTTCATCGACATGTATGCCTACGAAGGCATTCGGTTGATTGCCAGTCATATCGTGCAGGCGGTACGTAACGGCAACGATGAAGAAGCGCGTACGCAGGTGGCCATGGGGAGTTTGCTGGGCGGTTTTTGTCTGGGGCCGGTCAATACGGCCGGTGTGCATGCGCTCTCCTACCCGCTGGGCAGTATGTTTCATCTGGCACATGGCCTTTCCAATGCACTGCTGCTACCCTATGTGATGGAATTCAATATGCAGGCGGCTGTTTGCAAGTATGCACAGGTGGCCGTGGCGCTGGGCTGCGAACGTAGTGCCGACTGTGCAGAAACAGCGGCCAACGGTATCCGGAAAATCAGAGAACTGATTCGGGACTGCGGTATTCCGGCGCGTTTGCGGGACGTCAATATTCCGAAGGAGGCTATTCCGCAGATGGCCGATGATGCCCTGAAAATAACTCGTTTATTAAAAAATAATCCCCGTGAAATCACTCGCGAGGATGCGATTGCCATTTATACAGCCGCTTTTTAG
- a CDS encoding exo-alpha-sialidase gives MILFFFSQLHAQDTVRYIGTTLANVDYHHGQLSPAVGVHNIQVFRANREHPELAGGTNWTYNHAPMLAYWNNTFYLQYLSNPVGEHVPPGQTLLLTSKDGYTWRSAAQTKPTILFPPYKIPDGWKKEGRPEVAKDLYAVMHQRMGFFVAKNKRLLTLGFYGIVMGPKDDPNDGNGIGRVVREIYPDGKFGPIYFIRNNSSWDKSQSTYPFYTRSKDKGFVDACNELLANPLMMQQWIEEADRNDPLISLKKDVKAFSYYHLPDNRVVGLWKHALTTISKDDGRTWLYNPLRAPGFVNSNAKIWGQRTSDGQYAMVYNPSEFRWPLAVSTSKDGLNYTNLLLVNGEITSLRYGGAYKSYGPQYVRGIEEGNGTPPDGNLWVTYSMNKEDIWVSKIPVPITDEVSAHPNETFALMPAGEELKYWNIYSPMYATAKIEATAGTKALVLRDKDPFDYAKAERVIPDSKKLAVEFTVVPQQANKGTLQIEFQDAKGNAAVRLMFDADSTFKAKVGYRDSNIQKYEAGKQYDVRIELDRDKRMFTTFVNGQAKGTRLFFAPVASFRRVVFRTGGVRRFPDADTPTDQNYDLPKGGELDAEAIYVIKSFKTSGLQSRAE, from the coding sequence GTGATTTTATTTTTTTTCTCCCAGCTCCACGCCCAGGACACGGTTCGCTACATCGGCACTACGCTTGCCAACGTCGATTATCACCACGGACAATTGAGCCCGGCTGTGGGGGTACATAATATTCAGGTTTTTCGGGCGAACCGCGAACACCCCGAACTGGCGGGCGGAACCAACTGGACCTACAACCACGCGCCCATGCTGGCGTACTGGAACAATACGTTTTATCTGCAATACCTCAGCAATCCGGTTGGCGAACACGTACCACCGGGACAAACGCTGTTGCTAACCTCGAAAGACGGCTATACCTGGCGGAGTGCCGCCCAGACGAAACCTACCATCCTTTTTCCACCTTATAAAATTCCGGATGGCTGGAAGAAGGAAGGGCGGCCGGAGGTGGCCAAAGACCTGTACGCAGTGATGCACCAGCGCATGGGTTTCTTCGTGGCGAAGAACAAACGGCTGCTAACACTGGGGTTCTACGGCATTGTGATGGGGCCGAAAGACGACCCGAACGACGGGAACGGCATCGGTCGGGTCGTTCGCGAAATTTACCCCGATGGGAAGTTCGGGCCAATTTACTTCATTCGGAATAACTCGTCCTGGGATAAATCACAATCCACCTATCCGTTCTACACCCGTTCAAAAGACAAGGGTTTTGTAGACGCCTGCAACGAACTGCTTGCCAATCCGCTGATGATGCAGCAATGGATTGAAGAAGCCGACCGCAACGACCCATTGATTTCGCTCAAAAAGGACGTAAAAGCCTTCAGTTATTACCATTTGCCCGATAACCGGGTAGTTGGACTCTGGAAACACGCCCTCACCACCATCAGCAAAGACGACGGTAGAACATGGCTGTACAATCCCCTTCGCGCACCGGGCTTTGTCAACAGTAACGCCAAAATCTGGGGGCAGCGCACGTCTGATGGCCAATACGCTATGGTCTATAATCCGTCCGAATTCCGCTGGCCGCTGGCCGTTTCAACCAGCAAAGACGGGCTGAATTATACCAATCTGCTGCTGGTGAACGGCGAAATCACCTCACTGCGCTACGGCGGTGCCTATAAGTCATACGGGCCGCAGTACGTGCGGGGCATTGAAGAAGGCAATGGCACGCCACCCGACGGTAACCTCTGGGTGACGTACAGCATGAACAAAGAAGATATCTGGGTTTCTAAAATTCCGGTACCCATCACCGACGAGGTAAGTGCTCACCCAAACGAAACCTTTGCCCTGATGCCTGCCGGAGAGGAACTGAAATACTGGAACATCTATAGTCCTATGTATGCAACGGCCAAAATCGAAGCAACGGCTGGCACCAAAGCACTGGTGCTGCGCGATAAAGACCCGTTCGATTATGCCAAAGCGGAACGGGTCATTCCCGATTCAAAAAAACTGGCGGTCGAATTTACCGTAGTACCGCAGCAAGCCAATAAGGGCACATTGCAGATTGAATTTCAGGACGCCAAAGGCAACGCGGCCGTCCGGCTGATGTTCGATGCCGACAGTACGTTCAAAGCGAAAGTGGGGTACCGGGATTCGAACATACAGAAATACGAAGCGGGTAAACAATACGATGTGCGCATCGAGCTGGACCGCGACAAACGGATGTTCACCACCTTCGTCAATGGGCAAGCCAAGGGCACCAGGCTGTTTTTTGCGCCGGTGGCTTCCTTCCGTCGGGTTGTCTTCCGAACGGGCGGTGTCCGTCGATTCCCCGATGCCGATACGCCTACCGACCAGAATTATGATCTGCCCAAAGGTGGTGAGCTGGATGCGGAGGCTATATATGTCATTAAGTCTTTTAAAACGAGTGGATTGCAAAGCCGGGCGGAATGA
- a CDS encoding sialidase family protein codes for MIIKSLSITLLISLTALNLSFAQLAKWQSGLVVDEFVVENPPFPESHAATIAETPTGLVSAWFGGTKERNPDVCIWVSRQEKGKWIAPQNVANGIVNDTLRYACWNPVLYQVPKGDLMLFYKVGPSPSKWWGLQKTSSDGGRTWSAAKKLPEGYIGPVKNKPVLLANGNLICPSSTEGDGWKLHFEVTPDFGKTWRKIGPISDGKSLNAIQPSILTYGNGKLQILARSKDRAIVESWSADNGETWSALAKTSLPNNNSGTDAVTLKDGRQALVYNHVLPPGNLAKGPRTPLNLALSKDGKNWLAALILEDSPISQYSYPSIIQTSDGMIHVIYTWRRQKIKHAVVDPAKLKLKPIENGIWPSLDGYTAPVAKEITKD; via the coding sequence ATGATAATCAAATCTCTATCTATAACCTTACTCATCAGCCTTACCGCACTCAATCTGTCGTTTGCCCAACTGGCTAAATGGCAATCGGGACTGGTAGTCGATGAGTTTGTGGTCGAGAATCCACCGTTTCCGGAGAGCCATGCTGCCACCATTGCCGAAACGCCGACGGGTCTGGTTTCAGCCTGGTTTGGCGGTACCAAAGAGCGAAACCCGGATGTGTGCATCTGGGTGAGTCGGCAGGAGAAAGGAAAGTGGATAGCTCCGCAAAACGTAGCGAATGGCATCGTCAACGATACGTTGCGGTACGCCTGCTGGAATCCGGTTCTGTATCAGGTTCCGAAGGGAGATCTCATGCTGTTCTATAAAGTTGGGCCAAGTCCGTCGAAGTGGTGGGGGTTACAGAAAACGTCGTCGGACGGCGGACGGACGTGGTCGGCGGCCAAGAAACTACCCGAAGGATATATTGGCCCGGTTAAAAACAAGCCCGTTCTGTTGGCCAATGGTAACTTGATTTGTCCGTCCAGCACGGAAGGTGATGGCTGGAAACTGCATTTTGAAGTAACGCCCGACTTTGGCAAAACCTGGCGGAAAATTGGCCCGATCAGCGATGGAAAGTCCCTCAATGCCATTCAACCGAGTATTCTGACGTATGGCAACGGTAAACTGCAAATTCTGGCCCGTAGTAAAGACCGCGCTATTGTGGAGTCCTGGTCAGCGGATAACGGCGAAACCTGGTCGGCACTGGCTAAAACATCGCTCCCGAATAACAACTCTGGAACCGACGCTGTCACGCTGAAAGATGGTCGGCAGGCACTGGTTTATAACCACGTACTGCCACCGGGCAATCTGGCCAAAGGTCCGCGAACGCCCTTAAATCTGGCCCTATCCAAAGACGGCAAAAACTGGCTGGCCGCCCTTATTCTGGAAGATTCCCCGATCAGCCAGTACTCATACCCCTCGATTATTCAGACCAGCGATGGGATGATTCATGTGATTTATACCTGGCGTCGGCAGAAGATCAAACATGCCGTCGTTGATCCGGCCAAACTGAAATTAAAACCCATTGAAAACGGCATCTGGCCTTCGCTGGACGGCTATACGGCACCGGTAGCGAAGGAAATAACGAAGGACTAG
- a CDS encoding DUF3826 domain-containing protein, translating into MNKILNLYLIVAAIAVTSPAFGQDQPAKAVPSAEAKVKADAELEKKAAEWIASLNLNDAEKENRLTDVVATHLKAIRDWHNDHPASTVPAGINPVTGKPLSELDRQLIADSAIPALVHQDLMAGLQKDLAKSQVDAILDKYTIGKVAFTMNGYRAIVPNLTPTEEATIQGFLEQAREQAVDYKSMKEISAIFEIYKTKSEQFLNANGRNWREMYNAYTATIKAKKAAEKKQ; encoded by the coding sequence ATGAACAAGATACTCAACCTGTATTTAATCGTAGCTGCCATTGCCGTAACCTCACCCGCTTTCGGCCAGGATCAACCGGCCAAAGCGGTTCCTTCTGCCGAAGCAAAAGTGAAAGCCGATGCTGAGCTTGAGAAGAAAGCAGCCGAATGGATTGCATCCCTGAATCTGAACGATGCCGAAAAGGAAAACCGGTTAACCGACGTAGTGGCAACCCACCTGAAAGCCATCCGCGACTGGCACAATGACCACCCGGCCAGTACGGTTCCGGCCGGTATCAATCCAGTAACTGGCAAGCCGTTGTCGGAGCTTGACCGTCAATTGATTGCTGATTCGGCCATTCCCGCTTTGGTTCATCAGGACTTGATGGCGGGCTTGCAGAAAGATCTGGCGAAAAGTCAGGTCGACGCTATTCTGGATAAATACACCATTGGCAAAGTGGCCTTTACGATGAATGGGTATCGGGCTATCGTACCGAACCTCACCCCAACCGAAGAAGCCACCATTCAGGGCTTTCTGGAACAGGCTCGCGAACAGGCTGTCGACTATAAAAGCATGAAAGAGATCTCGGCCATTTTCGAAATCTACAAGACGAAATCGGAGCAATTTCTGAACGCCAACGGCCGGAACTGGCGCGAGATGTATAACGCCTATACGGCGACCATCAAAGCCAAAAAAGCAGCGGAGAAAAAACAGTAA